From Elusimicrobiaceae bacterium:
TGCGGCTTCTGCGCAGGCCTGTTCTATCCAGAACGCCACTTGTTTGAAATGCCGGGCGCTTTGTCCGGCGTCGCCGTTCCAGTCGAGCGATACCACGGCATATTTTTTCCCGGTTTCCGGCAGCCTTTTAACAAGGAAGTCATTTAAATAGGTTCTGGGGATATATAGCGGGTCGCCATAGTAATGGCTGTCTGTTTCCAGCATTTGCGCATACTGGCGGGCTACTTTTGCCTTGAGCTCTTTGCGTGTGTGGCCCGACAGGAAATTGTAGATGCCCAGAATGTTTTTTAATTCCACGCCCCGGCCGAATTCGGTAAAGTCCAGCCCGCGCACGGACAGTACGACCGCGTCGCAGTTGGCTATGTCGGTAGTGTCAAGGACAAGCGGAACAGGCTGGTAAGCTGGCGCCGCGCCGTATCCGCTGATTGTGAAAATTCCCGGGGTGCACAGCCCCAGAAGCAGACTTGAAAGTATTTTCTTGCCGAGCATGGTGAGTTTCCTTTGAGCGAAGTTGCAAAGCCGGTCTGGTTGCCGGAATCCTACCCGTATAAATTATATTATTATGGAAGGCAAATGTCTAAAAGTCTTTGGCCTCGGTTGTTCGCGGGGCCGTTCGGGCAGGGCGCCGCTATGGCAGAAAGGCAAGACCGGCTACGCCAAGCCCAAGCAGGGCGGTCAGCCGGAAAAGATTCTGCGCGGTGATGTCATAGCCCGCGACAGTCATTATGAGGCGCGCCCCCTTGACGGTGGTTGTTATTGCGCCTGCCGGGCAGATCTCCGCGCATTTGCCGCAATGCACGCAGAACGGGGAGATTTCAAAGTGTCCGTCTTTCGTCCTGTCTATGGCCAGCACCGGGCAAACCGCCGCGCATTTGCCGCAATCCGTGCAGGCGGAACCGATGGTCAGCCGGTATGGGTTAAGCCGTCCGGCAAAAGACTGCCAGGCCGCAAACGGGCAAATGCAGCCGCAAAAAATCCGCCTGCCGCTCAACAGCGGCAGTATAAACAGGAACAGCAGGCCCGCAGCGGTCATAAGCATGGCCGCCGTGATGCCCGCGCCCGTGTCCAGCTTTAAAAAACTCCAGTTCATTTTCAACGGGCACAGCCACACGCAGAACGCGGGCGTAAATGTAAGGAAACTCAATAAAAGGAAAATCAACAGTATCACTGCCGATACATATCGCGTTTTTGCGGGTATCCGCCGCGCCAGGATACGCCAGCTGGCGGGCAGCAGTCCTGAGGAGGCTTCATCCAGCCCGCCGTAAAGGCACATCCAGCCGCACCAGCTCCGGCCCAGGAAAGCCGCGAGCGCAAGCAGAATCATTCCGCCGCTGAGCGTCAGCCATGCGGTTCCGTGCCCGTTTACAAGGGCCGTGATGTTTGTCCTCAGCATAAACAGCAGATCGCAGGATTGCGCGATATGGCAGGGGATCCGCTCCGCGTTATGGCCCGCAAGCCACGCGGGCGGAAAACCGCCGCCCGCCGCTTTCAGTTTCACAAACGCGCCGGCCGCCAGCGTTATGAACAGCGCGCTGCGCCAGAAAGCCATTTTTCCGGTTTTGAAAATATAATATGCCGCGCAGGCTACAAGCGCGCACCAGACCGGCCAGAAAAATTCCGCGCCGCCGCGCGGAGCAGTATACCAGCCCAGCGGAACCAGTATGGAAAATACGAGCAGCGCGGGATACGCCGGATGCGGAGGGCGGGTGAAAGTGATCATTGCGTTCAATCCGGGTGCAGGAACCGGCCTTCGGAATTAAAAGAATCATTTTCGCTGAAATGCGAGGCGGTGAATGTCAGCAGGGTTGTGTCTTTGGCGGTATAGCAGTTCGCCGCAAGCCCCGCTTTCTGGGTGCAGAGCTCGCTTAAAAATTCCTCCCTG
This genomic window contains:
- a CDS encoding 4Fe-4S binding protein — encoded protein: MITFTRPPHPAYPALLVFSILVPLGWYTAPRGGAEFFWPVWCALVACAAYYIFKTGKMAFWRSALFITLAAGAFVKLKAAGGGFPPAWLAGHNAERIPCHIAQSCDLLFMLRTNITALVNGHGTAWLTLSGGMILLALAAFLGRSWCGWMCLYGGLDEASSGLLPASWRILARRIPAKTRYVSAVILLIFLLLSFLTFTPAFCVWLCPLKMNWSFLKLDTGAGITAAMLMTAAGLLFLFILPLLSGRRIFCGCICPFAAWQSFAGRLNPYRLTIGSACTDCGKCAAVCPVLAIDRTKDGHFEISPFCVHCGKCAEICPAGAITTTVKGARLIMTVAGYDITAQNLFRLTALLGLGVAGLAFLP